A single Cottoperca gobio chromosome 3, fCotGob3.1, whole genome shotgun sequence DNA region contains:
- the LOC115028969 gene encoding RWD domain-containing protein 3-like isoform X4 codes for MVQINSTVGGQRGLDVSLLFHLHPRYPSCPPAISVSSTGLSRTQCHNIRQKLLDQAAALPPEPMVHQLVEGLQQCVQVTEKGRGAEEEVKEREEEEQWTAVLSLDHIRSRNRYISLLRRWSQQLQLNGTILLGRSILVILQGARPNIKEFCRLLKTVKVDVDSSGKKCKERMMKVLIESPSSPSCGHGLQGFVEKSYESLAELSAAFQEINMTELYQQILPSLSD; via the exons ATGGTGCAAATCAACAGCACTGTTGGAGGACAAAGAGGGTTGGACGTGAGTCTGTTGTTCCACCTGCACCCCCGCTACCCTTCCTGTCCCCCCGCCATCTCCGTCTCTTCCACTGGTCTTTCTAGGACTCAGTGTCACAACATCAGACAGAAGCTGCTGGATCAGGCTGCAGCTTTACCTCCAGAACCAATGGTGCATCAGCTCGTGGAGGGGCTGCAG CAGTGTGTGCAGGTGACAGAGAAGGGCAGAGGTGCtgaggaggaggtgaaagagagagaagaagaggagcagtGGACGGCAGTGCTGTCATTGGACCACATCCGATCTCGAAATCGTTACATCAGTCTGCTGCGGCGCTGGAGCCAGCAGCTTCAGCTCAATGGGACGATATTACTGGGACGGAGTATACTGGTTATTCTGCAGGGAGCCAGACCCAACATCAAG gagttttGTCGCCTTTTAAAGACGGTGAAGGTGGATGTGGATTCTTCAGGCAAGAAATGCAAAGAGAGGATGATGAAGGTTCTCATTGAAAGCCCTTCGTCTCCCTCTTGTGGACATGG GCTCCAGGGTTTTGTTGAGAAGAGCTACGAGTCGTTAGCAGAGCTGAGCGCAGCCTTCCAGGAAATCAACATGACGGAGCTTTACCAGCAGATACTGCCATCATTAAGTGACTGA
- the LOC115028969 gene encoding RWD domain-containing protein 3-like isoform X1, protein MSEAAFEEVSVLSSIYCREGEFQLIQQAAQDGLMVQINSTVGGQRGLDVSLLFHLHPRYPSCPPAISVSSTGLSRTQCHNIRQKLLDQAAALPPEPMVHQLVEGLQQCVQVTEKGRGAEEEVKEREEEEQWTAVLSLDHIRSRNRYISLLRRWSQQLQLNGTILLGRSILVILQGARPNIKEFCRLLKTVKVDVDSSGKKCKERMMKVLIESPSSPSCGHGLQGFVEKSYESLAELSAAFQEINMTELYQQILPSLSD, encoded by the exons ATGTCCGAAGCTGCTTTTGAGGAAGTTTCCGTTTTATCGTCCATTTACTGCAGAGAAGGAGAGTTCCAGCTCATCCAGCAGGCTG CTCAGGATGGACTCATGGTGCAAATCAACAGCACTGTTGGAGGACAAAGAGGGTTGGACGTGAGTCTGTTGTTCCACCTGCACCCCCGCTACCCTTCCTGTCCCCCCGCCATCTCCGTCTCTTCCACTGGTCTTTCTAGGACTCAGTGTCACAACATCAGACAGAAGCTGCTGGATCAGGCTGCAGCTTTACCTCCAGAACCAATGGTGCATCAGCTCGTGGAGGGGCTGCAG CAGTGTGTGCAGGTGACAGAGAAGGGCAGAGGTGCtgaggaggaggtgaaagagagagaagaagaggagcagtGGACGGCAGTGCTGTCATTGGACCACATCCGATCTCGAAATCGTTACATCAGTCTGCTGCGGCGCTGGAGCCAGCAGCTTCAGCTCAATGGGACGATATTACTGGGACGGAGTATACTGGTTATTCTGCAGGGAGCCAGACCCAACATCAAG gagttttGTCGCCTTTTAAAGACGGTGAAGGTGGATGTGGATTCTTCAGGCAAGAAATGCAAAGAGAGGATGATGAAGGTTCTCATTGAAAGCCCTTCGTCTCCCTCTTGTGGACATGG GCTCCAGGGTTTTGTTGAGAAGAGCTACGAGTCGTTAGCAGAGCTGAGCGCAGCCTTCCAGGAAATCAACATGACGGAGCTTTACCAGCAGATACTGCCATCATTAAGTGACTGA
- the LOC115028969 gene encoding RWD domain-containing protein 3-like isoform X2, with protein sequence MSEAAFEEVSVLSSIYCREGEFQLIQQAAQDGLMVQINSTVGGQRGLDVSLLFHLHPRYPSCPPAISVSSTGLSRTQCHNIRQKLLDQAAALPPEPMVHQLVEGLQCVQVTEKGRGAEEEVKEREEEEQWTAVLSLDHIRSRNRYISLLRRWSQQLQLNGTILLGRSILVILQGARPNIKEFCRLLKTVKVDVDSSGKKCKERMMKVLIESPSSPSCGHGLQGFVEKSYESLAELSAAFQEINMTELYQQILPSLSD encoded by the exons ATGTCCGAAGCTGCTTTTGAGGAAGTTTCCGTTTTATCGTCCATTTACTGCAGAGAAGGAGAGTTCCAGCTCATCCAGCAGGCTG CTCAGGATGGACTCATGGTGCAAATCAACAGCACTGTTGGAGGACAAAGAGGGTTGGACGTGAGTCTGTTGTTCCACCTGCACCCCCGCTACCCTTCCTGTCCCCCCGCCATCTCCGTCTCTTCCACTGGTCTTTCTAGGACTCAGTGTCACAACATCAGACAGAAGCTGCTGGATCAGGCTGCAGCTTTACCTCCAGAACCAATGGTGCATCAGCTCGTGGAGGGGCTGCAG TGTGTGCAGGTGACAGAGAAGGGCAGAGGTGCtgaggaggaggtgaaagagagagaagaagaggagcagtGGACGGCAGTGCTGTCATTGGACCACATCCGATCTCGAAATCGTTACATCAGTCTGCTGCGGCGCTGGAGCCAGCAGCTTCAGCTCAATGGGACGATATTACTGGGACGGAGTATACTGGTTATTCTGCAGGGAGCCAGACCCAACATCAAG gagttttGTCGCCTTTTAAAGACGGTGAAGGTGGATGTGGATTCTTCAGGCAAGAAATGCAAAGAGAGGATGATGAAGGTTCTCATTGAAAGCCCTTCGTCTCCCTCTTGTGGACATGG GCTCCAGGGTTTTGTTGAGAAGAGCTACGAGTCGTTAGCAGAGCTGAGCGCAGCCTTCCAGGAAATCAACATGACGGAGCTTTACCAGCAGATACTGCCATCATTAAGTGACTGA
- the LOC115028969 gene encoding RWD domain-containing protein 3-like isoform X3: MSEAAFEEVSVLSSIYCREGEFQLIQQAAQDGLMVQINSTVGGQRGLDVSLLFHLHPRYPSCPPAISVSSTGLSRTQCHNIRQKLLDQAAALPPEPMVHQLVEGLQVTEKGRGAEEEVKEREEEEQWTAVLSLDHIRSRNRYISLLRRWSQQLQLNGTILLGRSILVILQGARPNIKEFCRLLKTVKVDVDSSGKKCKERMMKVLIESPSSPSCGHGLQGFVEKSYESLAELSAAFQEINMTELYQQILPSLSD; the protein is encoded by the exons ATGTCCGAAGCTGCTTTTGAGGAAGTTTCCGTTTTATCGTCCATTTACTGCAGAGAAGGAGAGTTCCAGCTCATCCAGCAGGCTG CTCAGGATGGACTCATGGTGCAAATCAACAGCACTGTTGGAGGACAAAGAGGGTTGGACGTGAGTCTGTTGTTCCACCTGCACCCCCGCTACCCTTCCTGTCCCCCCGCCATCTCCGTCTCTTCCACTGGTCTTTCTAGGACTCAGTGTCACAACATCAGACAGAAGCTGCTGGATCAGGCTGCAGCTTTACCTCCAGAACCAATGGTGCATCAGCTCGTGGAGGGGCTGCAG GTGACAGAGAAGGGCAGAGGTGCtgaggaggaggtgaaagagagagaagaagaggagcagtGGACGGCAGTGCTGTCATTGGACCACATCCGATCTCGAAATCGTTACATCAGTCTGCTGCGGCGCTGGAGCCAGCAGCTTCAGCTCAATGGGACGATATTACTGGGACGGAGTATACTGGTTATTCTGCAGGGAGCCAGACCCAACATCAAG gagttttGTCGCCTTTTAAAGACGGTGAAGGTGGATGTGGATTCTTCAGGCAAGAAATGCAAAGAGAGGATGATGAAGGTTCTCATTGAAAGCCCTTCGTCTCCCTCTTGTGGACATGG GCTCCAGGGTTTTGTTGAGAAGAGCTACGAGTCGTTAGCAGAGCTGAGCGCAGCCTTCCAGGAAATCAACATGACGGAGCTTTACCAGCAGATACTGCCATCATTAAGTGACTGA